A portion of the Chondrinema litorale genome contains these proteins:
- the tatC gene encoding twin-arginine translocase subunit TatC, protein MTRNQDLIEKAGDNLPEIPNGEEEGMSFLDHLEELRWHLIRAVGSIVVFAIIALVSKSFVFGTIILGPSKPDFPTYKALCKLSDLIHSDALCINEITFEIQNRTMTGQFTMHLLASVIIGLVLAFPYAFWEIWRFVKPGLYETEQKVTRGATFFVTILFLTGVCFGYFVLSPLAINFLTNYQVDPSILNEIDLTSYVSTIAMMVLACGLMFQLPMVVFFLSKIGVVTPELMKEYRKHAFVVILVVGAVITPPDPITQIFVALPIFFLYQGSIYVSARVHKRAAKEEEEALIRLDQSENL, encoded by the coding sequence ATGACAAGGAATCAGGATTTAATTGAAAAAGCTGGCGATAATTTACCAGAAATTCCAAATGGAGAAGAAGAAGGTATGTCGTTTCTGGATCATCTGGAAGAATTACGTTGGCATCTTATAAGGGCGGTAGGTTCTATCGTTGTTTTTGCAATAATAGCGCTAGTATCAAAATCATTTGTATTTGGTACAATTATACTAGGACCATCAAAACCTGATTTCCCTACATATAAAGCACTTTGTAAACTGTCTGACTTGATACATTCTGATGCTCTTTGTATCAATGAAATTACTTTTGAGATACAAAACAGAACCATGACAGGTCAGTTTACGATGCACCTTCTTGCCTCAGTTATCATAGGGTTGGTTTTGGCCTTCCCCTATGCTTTCTGGGAAATATGGAGATTTGTAAAACCTGGTTTATATGAAACAGAGCAAAAAGTAACCAGAGGCGCTACATTCTTTGTAACCATACTTTTCCTTACAGGTGTATGCTTCGGATATTTTGTATTATCTCCGCTTGCAATCAACTTCTTAACAAATTATCAAGTTGACCCAAGTATTTTAAATGAGATAGACCTTACCTCATATGTTTCTACCATTGCCATGATGGTACTTGCCTGCGGGTTGATGTTTCAATTACCAATGGTAGTATTTTTCCTTTCTAAGATTGGAGTTGTTACTCCAGAACTGATGAAAGAATACCGAAAACATGCTTTTGTAGTTATATTAGTAGTAGGTGCAGTAATAACGCCTCCAGATCCTATTACACAGATTTTTGTAGCACTTCCTATATTTTTCCTTTATCAGGGAAGTATTTATGTTTCGGCTAGAGTACACAAAAGAGCTGCTAAGGAGGAAGAAGAGGCACTGATTAGACTTGATCAAAGTGAAAACCTTTAA
- the mrdA gene encoding penicillin-binding protein 2 translates to MIDKFSHIRAVFVIVALVFTVKLFHIQVFDDNYRKTADNNIIRTIVKYPLRGMIYDKNGKLIVRNRPVFDLMFSSRELDVKDTTQFCEFFNIDREYLRTKLEEAKKRRGQPVALVKQLSVLDFARIEDRLNEFPGIYIQEKTLRDYPQNSMANIIGYVKEVDKDFLDSEQGKGYRQGDLVGKSGLERQYEPVLKGKKGVSFVMTNVRGIQKGKFQNGNFDTLPQVGKDLYTGIELDLQKYGEKLMQNKKGAIVAIDPSTGEILTMISAPSYDPNLLTGEGKKASQNFLELIRDPSKPLFNRAIQAAYPPGSTLKTVMALTGLDNKALDTITTIFSCDKSLVGCHNHVSPLNVFGSIQHSCNPFYFKALRKIILTGKSSDQREDTRIGLQAWHDKLGEFGLGHKTGVDLPFEKNGLIPSPAYYDKNYYIKEWRLPNVYSIGIGQGEVLVTPVQLATQASAIANRGWYYTPHLVKQIGDSTLQYDKQVVDIDKAYFDYIARAMSQIYTASLAKHPDIVICGKTGTAQNPHGEDHSVFMAFAPLDNPKVAISVYVENAGFGGSWAAPIASLMIEKYLKGEIDQKRVWLENYVLAGDFMNVQ, encoded by the coding sequence ATGATTGATAAATTCTCACATATCAGAGCTGTTTTTGTAATAGTTGCACTGGTTTTTACAGTGAAGCTTTTCCACATCCAAGTTTTTGATGATAACTATAGAAAAACGGCTGATAATAACATTATCCGTACAATTGTAAAATATCCTTTACGCGGGATGATCTACGATAAAAACGGTAAACTGATTGTTAGAAACAGACCAGTTTTCGACTTAATGTTTTCGTCTAGAGAGCTTGATGTAAAAGACACAACCCAGTTTTGTGAGTTTTTTAATATCGATAGAGAATACCTTAGAACTAAGCTTGAAGAAGCAAAGAAAAGAAGAGGTCAACCAGTTGCTTTAGTAAAACAACTTTCTGTTCTTGACTTTGCTCGTATTGAAGACAGGCTTAATGAGTTTCCCGGCATTTATATTCAAGAAAAAACTTTAAGAGATTATCCACAAAACAGCATGGCTAATATTATTGGCTATGTAAAAGAAGTGGATAAAGATTTTCTAGACTCTGAACAAGGTAAAGGTTACAGACAAGGCGACTTAGTTGGAAAAAGTGGATTAGAAAGACAGTATGAACCTGTATTAAAAGGTAAAAAAGGCGTCAGCTTTGTAATGACCAATGTTAGAGGTATTCAAAAAGGAAAATTCCAAAATGGAAATTTTGATACTTTACCTCAAGTTGGCAAAGACCTTTATACCGGTATTGAACTTGACCTTCAAAAATATGGTGAGAAATTAATGCAGAATAAAAAGGGAGCAATTGTAGCGATTGACCCTTCTACTGGAGAAATTCTTACTATGATTTCTGCTCCATCTTATGATCCTAACTTATTAACTGGTGAAGGAAAAAAAGCGAGCCAAAACTTTCTAGAATTAATTAGAGATCCATCTAAACCTCTGTTTAACAGAGCAATACAAGCTGCTTACCCTCCGGGCTCCACACTTAAAACAGTAATGGCACTAACTGGCTTAGATAATAAAGCATTAGACACCATTACCACTATATTTTCGTGTGATAAGTCTCTAGTGGGTTGCCATAATCATGTATCTCCATTAAATGTTTTTGGTTCAATCCAGCATTCGTGTAACCCATTCTACTTTAAGGCATTAAGAAAAATAATTTTAACAGGGAAGAGTAGCGATCAAAGAGAAGATACAAGAATTGGCTTACAAGCTTGGCACGATAAGCTTGGTGAGTTTGGGCTTGGCCATAAAACAGGAGTTGATTTACCTTTCGAAAAAAATGGTTTAATTCCTTCTCCAGCTTATTACGATAAAAATTATTACATAAAAGAATGGCGTTTACCAAATGTCTATTCGATAGGTATTGGACAAGGCGAGGTATTAGTTACACCCGTTCAACTTGCTACACAAGCATCTGCAATTGCTAACAGAGGTTGGTATTACACTCCTCACTTAGTAAAACAAATTGGTGATAGTACTTTACAGTACGACAAACAAGTAGTAGACATTGATAAAGCTTATTTCGATTATATCGCTCGAGCAATGTCGCAGATTTATACTGCCAGTTTAGCCAAACACCCAGATATTGTAATTTGCGGCAAAACTGGAACAGCTCAAAACCCACATGGCGAAGATCACTCAGTATTTATGGCTTTTGCACCATTAGATAACCCCAAGGTTGCGATTTCTGTTTATGTAGAAAATGCAGGTTTCGGAGGCAGCTGGGCAGCCCCTATTGCAAGTTTAATGATTGAAAAATACCTAAAAGGAGAAATTGATCAGAAACGTGTGTGGCTCGAAAATTATGTTTTAGCTGGTGATTTTATGAATGTGCAGTAA
- the glyA gene encoding serine hydroxymethyltransferase produces MKRDQQVFDIIQKEYNRQKSGIELIASENFVSPQVMEAMGSVMTNKYAEGLPGKRYYGGCEVVDQTEQLAIDRLKELFGAAWANVQPHSGAQANAAVMLAVLQPGDKILGFDLSHGGHLTHGSPVNFSGKLYEPLFYGVEKETGVIDWDKVVAQARKEKPKLIICGASAYSRDWNYEALRKVADEIGALLLADISHPAGLIAKGLLNDPLKYCHIVTTTTHKTLRGPRGGVIMLGEDFENPFGIKTPKGNLRMMSSLLDSGVFPGTQGGPLEHVIAAKAVAFSEALSDEYATYVKQVKLNADAMANAFLAKGYDLISGGTDNHLMLIDLRSKGLTGKIAENTLIKADITINKNMVPFDDKSPFVTSGMRVGTAAITTRGFKEQDMQKIVDLIDQVLSNHENESKINESKKSINEWMIQYPLFNGYEKESATIVAS; encoded by the coding sequence ATGAAGAGAGATCAGCAAGTTTTTGACATTATTCAAAAAGAATATAACAGGCAAAAGTCTGGCATTGAATTAATTGCCTCAGAAAACTTTGTGTCACCACAAGTAATGGAGGCAATGGGAAGTGTAATGACCAACAAGTACGCTGAAGGTTTACCAGGAAAGCGCTATTATGGAGGTTGTGAAGTAGTTGATCAGACAGAGCAACTGGCAATTGATCGCTTAAAAGAATTATTTGGTGCAGCTTGGGCAAACGTACAGCCTCACTCAGGTGCACAAGCGAATGCAGCAGTTATGCTTGCAGTTTTGCAACCTGGCGATAAAATTTTAGGTTTCGACCTATCTCACGGCGGACACTTAACGCACGGATCACCTGTAAACTTTTCAGGTAAATTATATGAGCCACTTTTTTACGGAGTAGAAAAAGAAACTGGTGTAATTGATTGGGATAAAGTTGTAGCCCAAGCGAGAAAAGAAAAACCAAAGTTGATTATTTGTGGTGCTTCAGCTTATTCAAGAGATTGGAACTACGAAGCCCTAAGAAAGGTTGCTGATGAAATAGGAGCATTATTACTTGCAGATATTTCTCACCCTGCTGGCTTAATTGCCAAAGGTTTGTTAAATGACCCGCTTAAATATTGCCACATTGTAACCACAACCACACATAAAACTTTAAGAGGACCAAGAGGTGGTGTAATTATGCTAGGAGAAGATTTTGAAAATCCATTCGGCATAAAAACTCCAAAAGGTAATCTTAGAATGATGTCTTCATTACTTGATTCAGGTGTGTTCCCAGGTACTCAGGGTGGACCACTTGAGCATGTTATTGCAGCTAAAGCAGTAGCATTTAGTGAAGCACTTTCAGACGAGTATGCTACTTATGTAAAGCAAGTAAAATTAAATGCAGATGCTATGGCAAATGCATTTTTAGCAAAAGGTTACGATCTTATCTCTGGCGGTACTGATAATCACCTAATGCTGATCGACCTTCGCTCAAAGGGCTTAACTGGTAAAATCGCTGAAAACACATTAATTAAGGCAGATATTACCATAAATAAAAACATGGTTCCTTTTGATGATAAGTCTCCGTTTGTAACTTCAGGCATGAGAGTGGGAACTGCTGCAATAACTACTCGTGGCTTTAAAGAGCAGGATATGCAAAAAATTGTTGACCTGATCGATCAAGTATTGAGTAACCACGAAAACGAAAGTAAAATAAACGAAAGTAAAAAATCTATAAATGAATGGATGATTCAGTATCCACTATTTAACGGATACGAAAAAGAATCTGCAACTATTGTAGCGTCTTAA